A DNA window from Helicobacter sp. 11S03491-1 contains the following coding sequences:
- a CDS encoding phosphatidylglycerol lysyltransferase domain-containing protein has product MIEYKKISLDHKPLLDSYLNKDFFYISDVSFGNLYIWQHARDIRYGIVQECLVIRTQYEGQKPFYFYPIGEKEENKISCIVELINDCKHKGEKLEFHSLEAKNTQALCKHFNGRFVLHPNRDRSDYVYSISELIELNGRKYHKKKNHLNGFLQTYPEFIYTSIDAQNKYDVLCVWEEWFAKTAKQASQGLKDENIGIRNVLEDYEFLGLRGGFISVNNRIIAFSFGEVINSEMVVVHIEKADSDYRGAYQIINQQLLLNEFSSYVYANREEDLGIEGLRKAKMSYNPIFLVEKFEAIFQE; this is encoded by the coding sequence ATGATTGAGTATAAAAAAATTTCTTTAGACCATAAGCCTTTATTGGATTCTTATTTAAACAAAGATTTTTTTTATATATCTGATGTTAGTTTTGGAAATCTTTATATTTGGCAGCATGCTAGGGATATTCGCTATGGAATTGTTCAAGAGTGTTTGGTAATACGCACGCAATATGAGGGACAAAAACCATTTTATTTTTATCCTATTGGAGAAAAAGAAGAAAATAAAATTTCATGTATTGTAGAATTAATAAATGATTGTAAGCATAAGGGTGAAAAATTGGAATTTCATTCTCTTGAAGCTAAAAATACCCAAGCTCTTTGTAAGCATTTTAATGGGCGTTTTGTTTTGCATCCCAATCGCGATAGAAGTGATTATGTTTATAGTATTTCTGAATTGATTGAACTCAATGGCAGGAAATACCATAAGAAAAAAAATCACCTTAACGGATTTTTGCAAACTTATCCTGAATTTATCTATACAAGCATCGATGCCCAAAATAAATATGATGTTCTTTGTGTGTGGGAAGAATGGTTTGCGAAGACAGCAAAACAAGCAAGCCAAGGATTAAAAGATGAAAATATCGGTATCAGGAATGTGTTGGAGGATTATGAATTTTTGGGGTTAAGGGGTGGATTTATATCTGTAAATAATAGAATTATCGCTTTTAGCTTTGGAGAAGTAATTAATTCTGAAATGGTTGTGGTGCATATTGAAAAGGCAGATTCTGATTATAGAGGGGCTTACCAGATTATTAACCAGCAGTTGCTTTTGAATGAATTTAGCTCTTATGTTTATGCTAATCGTGAAGAGGATTTGGGTATAGAAGGTCTTAGAAAGGCAAAAATGAGCTATAACCCTATATTTTTGGTAGAAAAATTTGAGGCTATTTTTCAGGAATGA